The following are encoded together in the Syngnathus scovelli strain Florida chromosome 12, RoL_Ssco_1.2, whole genome shotgun sequence genome:
- the arid4b gene encoding AT-rich interactive domain-containing protein 4B isoform X1, protein MKTLEEPPYLTVGTDVSAKYRGAFCEAKIKTAKRLVKAKVTFKSDLSTAEVHDESIKGPLKVGAIVEVKSQDGVYQEATINKLTDASIYTVVFDDGDEKTLRRSSLCLKGARHFAESETLDRLPLTNPEHFGTPVIGKKGNRGRRSNPIQEEDLSSSSSEEEESDQRQNEDLFGKVVCVEGVAMGDKKKITWYPALVTSPDCHDDVTMKKESLFVRSFKDGKFYMVLRKDVREIDADCPPKADAGLKPALDAALEFQQQFVIPIAWKTEVKEESSSSEVDDDDEEEEQEEDASAEEEEEEVEPYPEERENFLQQLYKFMEDRRTPINKRPVLGYRNLNLFKLYRLVNRLGGFDNIESGAVWKQIYQDLGIPVLNSAAGYNVKCAYRKYLYGFEEYCTSTAITFKMDLPLKQAPKGEVTSVVEGGNSAPTSAIPEEQKDHGNAEPKSVVCKEEKLEVGLNQSQCTSSKAGGNDRNGNSTYDEEEEEDEEEEEKDSSPHTGDADEGSSTSHLGAESIKQERDEDQDGKDNSGDDNSQEGEEGEEFECYPPGMKVQVRYGRGRSLKTYEATVKEADVEGGEVLYLVHYCGWNIRYDEWIKADKIVRPANKNVPKIKHRKKIKNKAERERDRLERLNDRDVLGPSSNNIRVPRSKCDLTQEVFSNLDHGDDQQAQQHSPAKSIEITSILNGLQASELSSDESDCEEGEHTKEDRDTCRDVKGTSELQKTSEWRESGTSPNESKPSAVSGKSLELISGEVGKRKPDSIGEASTRKRKSEGAAERTPKKQSKTRRATRSADWLPVGSSRKLEERSAGAMEERGASSSSSSDDEGAALSGSQADGSERGHPKNKGPPSKKYNGTKEKNKSSRQAGFWDIPEKRAKMSGNGEEKPAVRSKGQKDVWSSIQAQWPKKTLKELFSDSDTEAANSPPPPAPSSLDDTSVEQEPGPEDDASEEHIENDKVQEFPSSGSNSVLNTPPTTPESPSGRGSTLEDCGQAPPPSPPAPPTPPCLPPVSASASLLAGLVQEEVACRRSESDSSTVEVESLGGELPDLPRDEGTGSPPKVFDAPLSSNSSSSCSLELSSSSQHESEQKSKASVNQKRQKEPHTGGVAKKHKPNRKSLGVPPKKNRKTANSSDSEDQSLMDGSVKSAATKNEPSDVKVTVLPKCRGRSPPSSHKYHKQGDADHSQHRENHGRSPRVYKWSFQMSDLEKMSSLERISFLQDKLQDIRNHYLSLKSEVASIDRRRKRMKKKELESTVAASSSSSSSSPSSSSLTAAVMLTLADQPVSSSSSSSQNSGVSVECR, encoded by the exons GTGACCTTTAAATCAGATCTCTCTACAGCTGAGGTCCATGATGAAAGCATCAAAGGACCACTAAAG GTGGGTGCTATTGTAGAAGTCAAGAGCCAAGATGGTGTTTACCAGGAGGCCACAATCAATAAGCTGACCGACGCAAGTATCTACACCGTTG TGTTTGACGATGGCGATGAGAAGACTTTAAGGCGTTCCTCCCTCTGCCTTAAAGGCGCCCGTCACTTTGCGGAGAGTGAG ACACTGGACAGACTCCCTCTCACCAATCCCGAGCACTTCGGCACACCCGTCATCGGTAAAAAGGGTAACAGGGGCCGACGGTCCAATCCAAT CCAAGAGGAAGACCTATCTTCATCCTCCAGTGAAGAAGAGGAGAGCGATCAACGGCAGAATGAAGATCTGTTTGGCAAAGTGGTCTGCGTGGAGGGAGTGGCCATGGGggataaaaagaaaatcacGTGGTATCCTGCACTG GTCACCTCCCCCGACTGCCATGATGACGTCACAATGAAAAAGGAAAGCTTATTCGTCCGCTCTTTCAAGGACGGAAAATT tTACATGGTGCTACGGAAGGATGTTCGAGAGATCGACGCAGATTGTCCCCCTAAGGCTGATGCAGGGCTGAAGCCAG CGCTGGATGCAGCCCTGGAGTTCCAGCAACAGTTTGTCATTCCCATTGCCTGGAAAACTGAAGTGAAAGAGGAAAGCTCCAGCAGTgaggttgatgatgatgatgaagaggaggaacaaGAGGAAGATGCCAGTGCTGAGGAAGAAGAG GAGGAAGTGGAGCCTTACCCCGAAGAGAGGGAGAACTTCCTTCAGCAGCTCTACAAGTTCATGGAAGACAGAA GAACGCCCATTAACAAACGGCCTGTTCTGGGTTACCGCAATCTCAACCTGTTCAAGCTCTACAGACTGGTCAACAGACTGGGAGGCTTCGACAAT ATTgaaagtggcgctgtttggaagcAAATCTACCAGGACCTCGGAATCCCTGTGCTCAACTCAGCTGCTGGCTACAACGTCAAATGCGCTTACCGCAA GTACCTTTATGGCTTTGAAGAATACTGCACTTCCACAGCCATCACATTCAAGATGGACCTGCCTTTGAAGCAGGCCCCCAAGGGAGAAGTGACATCTGTAGTCGAGGGGGGAAACTCAGCCCCCACGTCAGCCATCCCAGAAGAGCAGAAAGACCATGGAAATGCAGAACCCAAATCTGTAGTCTGCAAG GAGGAGAAGCTTGAGGTAGGGCTGAACCAAAGTCAGTGCACATCTTCAAAAGCTGGGGGAAATGACAGAAATGGAAACAGCACctatgatgaggaggaggaggaggacgaggaggaggaggaaaaagacAGTAGCCCCCACACAGGAGACGCAGATGAAGGTTCTTCCACGTCTCATCTCGGAGCCGAGAGCATAAAACAAGAGCGCGACGAGGACCAAGACGGCAAGGACAACTCTGG GGATGACAACAGTCAGGAGGGGGAGGAAGGGGAAGAGTTTGAGTGTTACCCCccggggatgaaggtgcaggtgAGGTATGGGCGAGGCCGCAGTCTGAAGACGTACGAGGCCACTGTGAAAGAGGCAGACGTGGAGGGGGGAGAGGTGCTCTACCTGGTGCACTACTGTGGCTGGAACATCAG ATATGATGAATGGATCAAAGCAGACAAGATTGTTCGCCCAGCCAATAAGAATGTACCGAAAATAAAGCAccgtaaaaaaataaag AACAAAGCTGAGCGGGAGCGAGACCGCTTGGAGAGGCTCAACGACAGAGACGTCCTCGGTCCTTCATCCAATAATATCCGTGTCCCTCGCTCCAAGTGTGACCTGACCCAGGAAGTATTTTCCAACCTGGATCATGGTGACGACCAACAGGCTCAGCAGCACTCTCCAGCCAAGTCTATAGAGATTACGTCCATCCTCAATGGTCTGCAAG CCTCTGAACTGTCCTCAGACGAGAGTGACTGTGAGGAGGGAGAGCATACTAAAGAAGACCGCGACACATGCAGAGATGTAAAGGGCACATCAGAGCTTCAGAAAACCTCAGAATGGAGAGAAAGTGGTACTTCACCCAATGAATCCAAACCTTCTGCAGTCTCAGGGAAGAGTCTTGAGTTAATCAGCGGGGAAGTGGGGAAGCGCAAACCGGATTCGATTGGGGAGGCAAGTACCAGGAAGAGGAAATCTGAAGGGGCAGCAGAGAGGACCCCAAAAAAGCAGTCCAAAACGAGGAGGGCCACAAGAAGTGCAGACTGGTTGCCGGTAGGCTCttccaggaaactggaggagagAAGTGCTGGTGCCATGGAAGAGAGGGGGGCCTCATCTAGTAGCAGTTCAGATGATGAGGGAGCAGCACTTTCTGGCTCCCAAGCTGACGGCAGTGAACGAGGCCACCCAAAAAATAAAGGTCCCCCTTCCAAAAAGTACAATGGGACAAAGGAGAAGAACAAATCCAGCAGACAAGCGGGATTCTGGGACATTCCTGAAAAGAGGGCCAAGATGTCTGGGAATGGAGAGGAGAAGCCGGCTGTGCGCTCGAAAGGCCAAAAAGACGTGTGGTCCAGCATTCAAGCGCAGTGGCCAAAGAAGACTCTAAAAGAGTTATTCTCTGATTCGGACACAGAGGCCGCTAATTCTCCTCCACCGCCCGCACCTTCCAGTCTGGACGATACAAGTGTTGAGCAGGAACCGGGACCCGAGGATGACGCCTCAGAGGAGCACATAGAAAATGACAAAGTGCAAGAGTTCCCTAGCAGTGGCAGTAACTCGGTACTCAACACGCCACCCACCACACCAGAGTCCCCCTCAGGAAGAGGCAGTACATTGGAAGACTGCGGCCAAGCACCGCCGCCTTCCCCACCGGCGCCACCCACACCCCCCTGTCTGCCTCCGGTGTCAGCTTCTGCAAGTCTCCTGGCGGGGCTGGTGCAGGAGGAGGTGGCATGCCGACGCAGCGAGAGTGACAGCAGCACAGTAGAAGTGGAGAGTCTGGGTGGGGAGTTGCCAGATCTTCCACGGGACGAAGGCACGGGTTCCCCACCAAAAGTGTTTGATGCCCCGCTCTCctccaacagcagcagcagctgcagcctggagctgagcagcagcagccagcATGAGAGCGAGCAAAAGTCCAAAG CATCTGTGAATCAGAAACGGCAGAAAGAACCGCACACAGGTGGCGTCGCAAAGAAACATAAGCCAAACCGCAAGAGCCTTGGTGTGCCTCCCAAAAAGAATAGGAAAACAG CCAACAGTAGTGACAGTGAAGACCAATCTCTCATGGACGGTTCTGTCAAATCAGCTGCCACCAAGAATGAACCATCGGACGTCAAGGTTACTGTTTTGCCTAAGTGTCGCGGCCGATCTCCCCCGTCAAGCCATAAGTACCACAAGCAGGGTGACGCCGATCACTCGCAGCACCGGGAAAACCATGGAAGATCGCCGCGGGTTTACAAGTGGAGCTTCCAGATGT CTGACTTGGAGAAAATGAGCAGTCTGGAAAGGATCTCATTCCTTCAAGATAAGCTTCAGGACATCAGGAACCACTACCTCTCCCTCAAGTCTGAGGTGGCTTCCATCGACAGACGGCGaaagcgcatgaagaaaaaggaACTGGAAA GCACTGTTGCTGCgtcatcttcatcctcctcctcttcaccaTCCTCGAGCTCGCTGACAGCAGCAGTCATGCTGACGCTGGCCGACCAACCGGtatcttcatcctcctcctcatcacagAACTCTGGGGTATCAGTGGAGTGCAGGTGA